A single genomic interval of Melanotaenia boesemani isolate fMelBoe1 chromosome 4, fMelBoe1.pri, whole genome shotgun sequence harbors:
- the mtif2 gene encoding translation initiation factor IF-2, mitochondrial isoform X1, whose protein sequence is MSGINVMSSVMRGARALLSANLPQQLFFDPPRSSAPLLTWSLSRRFAFKQVKGQRKDQKKPNVKPKVDKQEVEIRHGMTVAALAAAVNKDFDHVLEALLNTSVDLDSLDPDSVLEEKWIKEVVTRSGMKFRWAKLSESRERPNRDAQRRPPADPSLLVNRPPVVTIMGHVDHGKTTLLDSLRKSQIVSTEAGGITQHIGAFLVQLPTGEKITFLDTPGHAAFSSMRARGANATDIVILVVAADDGVMNQTIESIQHAKRAKVPVIVAVNKCDKPQVDPQRVKQELLAHDVVCEEFGGDVQAIHVSALKGDNLLALAEATVALAEVLELKAEPGGLVEGLVIESRMDKGKGPVTTAIVQRGTLKRGCVLLAGRCWAKVRFLFDENGQAVAEAPPSTAVEVVGWKELPSAGDTILEVESEQRAREVVEWRSQEEEQQKLLEDQSAIELKQQQHLEEYRQERAGLSHLTWRQRKVVLYRANKTRFATRPSERVDSKQLSLPLIIKGDVDGSVETLLNILDSYDTQQQCQMDVVHFGTGDISENDINMAETFGGSIYGFNVAASRSIRTLAVKKGVPLRLHAVIYKLIDELKEELSAKLPLLVSENVIGEAAVLATFDVSVGKKKVPVAGCRVQKGQLDRRHKFRLVRGRDTVWEGSLSALKHHRDDVQAVKSGTECGLSADGDVEFRTGDVIICFEEVAVPQVTSWDPGF, encoded by the exons ATGTCAG GTATTAATGTGATGTCATCAGTGATGCGGGGTGCACGGGCGCTCCTCTCTGCCAACCTGCCTCAGCAGCTCTTCTTCGATCCTCCCCGGAGCTCCGCCCCCCTGCTCACCTGGTCACTAAGCAGAAGGTTTGCCTTCAAACAG GTGAAAGGTCAGAGGAAAGATCAGAAGAAGCCGAATGTAAAACCCAAGGTggacaaacaggaagtggaaatcagacacgggatgACGGTGGCGGCTCTTGCGGCGGCCGTCAACAAAGACTTTG ATCACGTGCTGGAGGCTCTGCTCAATACCTCTGTGGATCTGGACTCTCTGGATCCAGACTCAGTTCTGGAGGAGAAGTGGATCAAGGAGGTGGTGACCCGATCGGGTATGAAGTTCAGATGGGCCAAACTGAGTGAGAGCAGAGAGAGACCCAACAGAGACGCCCAGCGGAG ACCTCCGGCGGACCCCTCTCTCCTGGTGAACCGCCCCCCGGTGGTCACCATCATGGGTCACGTGGACCACGGGAAGACCACGCTGCTGGACAGCCTGAGGAAGAGCCAGATTGTGTCCACGGAGGCCGGCGGCATCACCCAGCACATCGGAGCCTTTCTGG TCCAGCTGCCTACAGGTGAGAAGATAACCTTCCTGGACACACCTGGTCACGCTGCCTTTTCCTCCATGAGAGCCCGTGGAGCCAACGCCACCGACATCGTCATCCTGGTGGTGGCGGCTGACGATGGCGTCATGAACCAGACTATCGAGTCCATCCAGCATGCCAAGAGGGCCAAAG TCCCCGTCATCGTGGCGGTGAATAAGTGCGACAAACCTCAAGTCGACCCTCAGCGAGTCAAACAGGAGCTTCTAGCCCACGACGTGGTCTGTGAGGAGTTCGGAGGCGACGTTCAGGCCATCCACGTCTCGGCTCTGAAG GGCGACAATCTGCTGGCTCTGGCGGAGGCGACGGTGGCGTTGGCAGAGGTTCTGGAGCTGAAGGCGGAGCCCGGCGGCCTCGTGGAGGGCCTCGTCATCGAGAGCCGAATGGATAAAGGCAAAGG TCCTGTAACGACGGCCATCGTCCAGCGGGGGACGCTGAAGCGCGGCTGCGTCCTGCTGGCGGGGAGGTGTTGGGCCAAAGTTCGCTTCCTGTTCGACGAGAACGGCCAGGCAGTGGCGGAGGCGCCGCCCAGCACGGCGGTGGAGGTGGTCGGCTGGAAGGAGCTGCCGTCGGCCGGGGACACCATCCTGGAGGTGGAGTCGGAG cagcGAGCGAGGGAGGTGGTGGAGTGGAGGAgtcaggaggaggagcagcagaagcTTCTGGAGGATCAGAGTGCCATCgagctgaagcagcagcagcacctgGAGGAGTACCGCCAGGAGAGGGCGGGGCTAAGTCACCTGACCTGGAGGCAGAGGAAGGTGGTGCTGTACCGGGCCAACAAGACCCGCTTCGCCACCAGACCCAGTGAGAGGGTGGATAGCAAGCAGCTCAGTCTGCCGCTCATCATTAAAG GTGACGTGGATGGGTCGGTGGAGACGCTGCTGAACATCCTGGACAGCTATGACACGCAGCAGCAGTGTCAGATGGACGTGGTCCACTTCGGGACCGGAGACATCTCCGAGAACGACATCAACATGGCGGAAACGTTCGGCG ggtCCATCTACGGGTTCAACGTGGCAGCCAGCCGCTCCATCAGGACGCTGGCTGTTAAGAAAGGCGTCCCGCTGCGACTCCACGCCGTCATCTACAAACTCATTGACGAGCTGAAGGAAGAGCTGAGCGCCAAGCTGCCGCTGCTGGTCTCCGAGAACGTCATCG GTGAGGCTGCGGTTCTGGCCACGTTCGACGTCTCTGTGGGGAAGAAGAAGGTTCCTGTGGCCGGATGCAGAGTCCAGAAAGGCCAACTGGACCGGCGCCACAAGTTCAGGCTGGTCCGAGGACGAGACACCGTGTGGGAGG